The Nitrospinaceae bacterium genome has a segment encoding these proteins:
- a CDS encoding serine hydroxymethyltransferase, producing the protein MASALEQMDPEIFGAIEKETVRQGDELELIASENYVSAAVMEAAGGVMTNKYAEGLPGKRYYGGCQFVDVAETLAIERAKALFGMDHASVQPHSGAQANAAVYFGLLEPGDTILGMNLSHGGHLTHGHPVTFSGRWFNVFAYGVDPENHVIDFDEVEKQAKEHRPKIIVVGASAYPRTIDYQRFRQIADEIGAVVMADIAHIAGLIVTGQHPTPAGHAHIVTTTTHKTLRGPRGGMILSGEEHAPAMSKAVFPGMQGGPLMHIIAAKAVAFKEAATDGFKEYGAQIVKNAKALAEALHARNIQMVSGGTDNHLILLDLREAGFSGKKAERVLGEAGITVNKNAIPFDTRKPTLTSGVRLGTPALTSRKMKEAEMATLGGWIADVLGDPDNEGRIASIRDDVKSLCAKFPMGPGGARPE; encoded by the coding sequence ATGGCTTCTGCTCTTGAACAGATGGACCCCGAAATTTTTGGTGCAATTGAAAAAGAAACCGTCCGGCAGGGGGACGAGCTAGAGCTTATCGCGTCCGAAAACTACGTCAGCGCGGCGGTTATGGAGGCGGCTGGCGGGGTGATGACCAACAAATACGCAGAGGGCCTTCCCGGCAAGCGCTACTACGGCGGCTGCCAATTCGTGGACGTCGCCGAGACACTGGCCATCGAGCGCGCCAAGGCCCTTTTCGGAATGGACCACGCCTCGGTGCAGCCCCACAGCGGGGCCCAGGCCAACGCCGCCGTCTATTTCGGCCTGCTTGAGCCGGGTGACACCATTCTCGGCATGAATCTTTCTCATGGCGGGCACCTTACCCACGGCCACCCGGTAACTTTCTCTGGCCGCTGGTTCAATGTTTTTGCCTACGGGGTGGACCCTGAGAACCATGTCATCGATTTTGACGAGGTGGAAAAGCAGGCCAAAGAGCACCGGCCCAAAATAATTGTTGTCGGCGCGAGCGCCTATCCGCGCACCATCGATTACCAGCGCTTTCGCCAGATTGCAGATGAAATCGGCGCCGTGGTCATGGCCGATATCGCCCACATCGCCGGGCTCATCGTCACCGGCCAGCACCCCACCCCGGCGGGACACGCACACATCGTCACCACGACCACCCACAAGACCCTCCGCGGCCCCCGGGGCGGCATGATTCTCTCGGGTGAGGAACATGCCCCGGCGATGAGCAAAGCCGTTTTCCCCGGCATGCAGGGCGGCCCACTCATGCACATCATTGCTGCCAAGGCGGTGGCGTTCAAAGAGGCGGCCACGGATGGTTTCAAGGAATACGGCGCCCAGATCGTGAAAAACGCCAAGGCCCTTGCCGAGGCGCTGCATGCCAGAAATATCCAGATGGTATCGGGCGGCACCGACAACCACCTTATTTTGCTCGATCTGCGCGAGGCTGGCTTCAGCGGCAAAAAAGCTGAGCGCGTTCTTGGGGAGGCCGGCATCACGGTCAACAAAAATGCCATTCCCTTCGACACGCGCAAGCCCACCCTCACCAGCGGTGTCCGCCTGGGCACCCCGGCGCTAACTTCCCGAAAAATGAAAGAAGCCGAAATGGCGACACTCGGTGGCTGGATTGCCGATGTCCTGGGCGATCCCGATAACGAGGGGCGCATCGCCTCGATCAGGGACGACGTTAAATCGTTGTGCGCAAAATTCCCGATGGGCCCCGGTGGCGCAAGACCCGAGTAA
- a CDS encoding LLM class flavin-dependent oxidoreductase: MPRLSVLDQSPIRDGSTAAEAIRESVRLAQAADRLGYHRYWVAEHHSHSGLAGPSPEIMIGQIAANTKNIRVGAGGVMLSHYSALKVAENFRVLETFFPGRIDIGIGRAPGSDQLTSSALANGGNPLSVEDFPQKVSDLLGYLDGGLAPGHPFEKLKAMPDGPTTPVTWLLGSSDQSAILAAYFGCPFSFAHFINAKAAGPVLDIYRERFEPSDRCPEPQANLGVFVFCSEDGEEARRHAASRGLFFLRIRKGEGGGIPSPEEALAYPYTEMERHFVDDTLARTIAGTPDEVKAKLLELGEQTGVDEFVVVNQCYDFDFRMKTYALLAEAFGLEPRG; encoded by the coding sequence ATGCCTCGTCTTAGCGTACTGGATCAATCTCCTATTCGGGACGGAAGCACGGCTGCCGAAGCGATTCGCGAGTCGGTGCGTCTCGCCCAGGCAGCTGACCGGCTTGGCTATCATCGCTACTGGGTGGCCGAGCACCACAGCCACAGTGGTCTTGCCGGGCCATCTCCCGAAATTATGATCGGCCAGATTGCGGCGAACACAAAAAATATTCGTGTTGGCGCGGGCGGCGTTATGTTGAGCCATTACAGTGCACTCAAGGTGGCAGAAAACTTTCGTGTTCTCGAGACTTTCTTCCCCGGGCGCATAGACATCGGCATCGGCCGTGCACCGGGGTCTGATCAACTCACCTCCTCGGCGCTCGCGAATGGCGGAAATCCACTTTCAGTGGAGGATTTTCCTCAAAAAGTCTCGGATTTGCTCGGCTATCTGGATGGGGGGCTCGCGCCGGGGCATCCTTTTGAAAAACTCAAAGCCATGCCCGACGGGCCAACCACGCCGGTAACCTGGCTGCTCGGCTCAAGCGACCAGAGCGCGATTCTCGCCGCCTATTTTGGCTGCCCCTTCTCGTTCGCCCACTTCATCAACGCCAAGGCGGCCGGGCCGGTGCTGGACATCTACCGCGAGCGTTTCGAGCCCTCGGATAGGTGTCCGGAGCCCCAGGCTAATCTTGGGGTGTTCGTTTTTTGCTCGGAGGACGGCGAGGAGGCGCGGCGCCACGCGGCGAGCCGGGGCCTGTTTTTTTTGCGCATCAGAAAAGGTGAGGGTGGCGGTATCCCCTCTCCCGAGGAAGCGCTTGCCTATCCCTACACCGAGATGGAGCGGCATTTCGTGGACGACACCCTGGCCCGGACCATTGCCGGAACCCCTGATGAGGTTAAAGCCAAGCTGCTTGAGTTGGGAGAGCAAACCGGGGTGGATGAATTTGTCGTCGTCAACCAATGCTACGATTTTGATTTCCGGATGAAGACCTACGCGCTTCTGGCCGAGGCGTTTGGGCTGGAGCCGCGGGGTTAG
- a CDS encoding BON domain-containing protein produces MSQGQLVRRAGVLVLAGMLALAPGGCAFVVKEVFSRGLQDRTGEEQIYDAGIFSRFTRKIEKINPDLLFDLNVDVWRGRVMLTGLMDDPVLWERLVRVIKEDGQARRIYNEILIVPNKEKGNLETVLPPSQQLKDYLVEMDVKVRLFSDDDVKSVNYHLRSVRNRIYIIGYSRSAIERRRVLRLIREVNGVNEVKDFISIAPAGKYYAGKKQSAKP; encoded by the coding sequence ATGTCTCAAGGTCAGCTTGTCAGGCGTGCAGGTGTGCTGGTGCTTGCGGGAATGCTGGCCCTCGCTCCGGGGGGCTGTGCATTTGTCGTCAAGGAAGTATTCAGCCGGGGATTGCAGGACCGGACCGGAGAAGAGCAGATCTATGATGCCGGTATTTTCTCGCGGTTTACGAGAAAAATCGAAAAGATTAATCCCGATCTCTTGTTTGACCTCAATGTAGATGTCTGGCGGGGGCGCGTCATGCTGACCGGATTGATGGACGATCCTGTGCTCTGGGAGAGGCTTGTTCGGGTAATCAAAGAGGATGGGCAGGCGAGGAGGATTTACAACGAGATCCTCATCGTTCCCAATAAAGAAAAGGGAAACCTGGAAACAGTGCTTCCGCCGTCCCAGCAGTTGAAGGATTATCTTGTTGAGATGGATGTAAAGGTAAGACTTTTTTCAGACGATGACGTTAAGTCCGTTAATTATCATTTGCGGTCGGTGCGCAATCGTATTTATATAATAGGATATTCTCGGAGCGCTATAGAGCGCCGCCGGGTGTTGCGTCTCATCCGGGAAGTAAACGGCGTCAATGAAGTGAAGGATTTTATTTCAATTGCGCCGGCGGGGAAGTATTACGCCGGGAAGAAACAAAGCGCTAAACCTTAA
- a CDS encoding amidase codes for MGDDITRLGAAQIAEQIRSKKISATEAAQAFLARAEKIGPALNTWITLDREGALLGAGKIDEAIAAGDNLGPLGGVPVGLKDLIDVDGLKTTAGSLIYKDNVAVRDAPITRMIRDSGAVILGKLNLHEFAFGPSGHNPHYGDQKNPWDPERVTGGSSGGSGNAVLTAQAAITIGSDTGGSIRIPTSLCGAIGHKPTFGLVTKAACFPLSWSLDSFGPLATSAEDCALMMAAIAGPDPEDPSSLQVEAPDFMGALGTSLKGVRIGHARNYYVDQSEPETVAGVEAAARAFEEAGASVVEVEIPDLENAYPMATNFMMSEAAAIHEKNVRERAGDYDPKVLERLQIGFFIPATTYIQAQRYRSQWTARVLKEVFGKVDFVLAASTPMPAPLRSASTVTIGGKDYDARAHLISLTRHINFLGFPSTGFPTGFSQGGLPLGAQLIGPPLHDHKTIGAIHQLEKTGGTSFKYAPFEG; via the coding sequence ATGGGGGATGACATCACACGCCTCGGGGCGGCTCAGATTGCCGAGCAAATTCGGTCAAAAAAAATATCGGCCACCGAGGCGGCACAAGCCTTTCTCGCGCGCGCCGAAAAAATCGGCCCGGCTCTCAACACCTGGATCACCCTCGACCGCGAGGGCGCGCTTCTAGGGGCGGGCAAGATCGATGAGGCCATCGCTGCCGGAGACAACCTCGGCCCACTGGGGGGCGTTCCGGTCGGCCTAAAGGATCTCATCGATGTCGACGGGCTCAAAACAACCGCAGGAAGCCTGATATACAAAGACAATGTTGCTGTTAGGGACGCACCTATTACCCGAATGATTAGAGACTCTGGCGCAGTTATTCTCGGAAAACTCAATCTGCACGAATTTGCCTTTGGACCCTCTGGCCACAACCCCCACTACGGCGACCAGAAAAATCCCTGGGACCCAGAGCGAGTCACCGGCGGCTCAAGCGGAGGCTCTGGGAACGCCGTACTGACCGCTCAGGCGGCGATCACCATCGGCTCGGACACCGGGGGCTCCATCCGGATACCGACCTCGCTCTGCGGCGCTATCGGGCACAAACCCACATTCGGACTGGTGACGAAGGCGGCGTGTTTCCCGCTTTCATGGTCGCTCGACAGTTTTGGCCCGCTGGCGACATCCGCCGAGGATTGCGCCTTGATGATGGCCGCCATTGCGGGGCCCGACCCGGAGGACCCGAGTTCCCTCCAGGTGGAGGCGCCCGATTTCATGGGTGCGCTGGGCACCTCGCTCAAGGGTGTTCGCATCGGACACGCCCGGAATTACTATGTCGATCAATCCGAGCCCGAAACTGTTGCGGGCGTGGAAGCGGCGGCACGCGCTTTTGAGGAGGCGGGCGCGAGTGTTGTCGAGGTGGAAATTCCCGATCTCGAAAATGCGTACCCCATGGCCACGAACTTCATGATGTCCGAGGCGGCCGCCATACACGAAAAAAATGTGCGCGAGCGAGCAGGCGACTACGACCCGAAGGTTCTTGAGCGCCTGCAAATTGGTTTTTTCATTCCCGCGACTACTTATATTCAGGCGCAGCGCTACCGCTCGCAATGGACAGCACGGGTTTTGAAAGAGGTCTTTGGGAAGGTCGATTTTGTTCTGGCCGCCTCGACACCCATGCCCGCGCCGCTTCGCTCGGCCAGCACAGTCACCATCGGCGGAAAAGATTACGACGCGCGGGCCCACCTGATCTCGCTAACGCGGCACATTAATTTTCTGGGCTTTCCTTCCACCGGATTTCCAACAGGCTTCAGCCAGGGGGGGCTGCCCCTCGGGGCCCAGCTCATCGGCCCCCCGCTCCATGACCACAAAACCATCGGGGCAATTCACCAGCTCGAAAAAACCGGGGGCACCAGCTTCAAGTACGCACCATTTGAGGGATAG